GAAAAATAAGTACTAGGACAGAGCTTGTTTTTATGAATATATGGGAGCTTACAAAAGAGGAAAAAGAGCGCATAAGCTCGGATAAGCATTTGGAATTTGAAGATGTAAGGGAGATCGTCTCTTCTCGCTTGATGGACTGTATGCCTGATGTTCCTGTTTTGGCTGACAACATTGGTCTTGGCGAGGGCGAGATAATGGAAGTAAAAGTGCCTATCGGCAGTGCATATATGTATAGGCATATAAATGCCATTCAGCAAAAAAGGTGGAGAATTTCGCTTGTTTATCGTATGGGCGAGATAATACTTCCAAAGCCTAGCGTGATGATACAGCCAAACGATACGCTTTTAATAGTTGGCGATCCTAACGTTTTGCAAAATGTTTATCGCTCTATAAAACGTGAGCCGGGACAGTTTCCAAGCCCTTTTGGAAACAATATCTATACGATAATAGACATGCATGAAATGAGTAAAGAGCGAGTTGCAAAGCTTATAGAAGATAGCTTGTTCTTAAATTCTAAGCTAAATAATAAGCGCTTGATACTTAAGGTTTTAAATCCGACTTTGGGCAAAAATTTAGATATGCTAAAAAGCATAAAAGATAAAAAAATAAGCGTTTTGTTGGATTATTTCTCACAGGATCTAGCTTATATAAAACAAGAAATTTTTAAATTAGATGTCGGTATGATCGTTAGCGATGATGAGTATTTCTTTAAATTTCAAAAATTTTTCTACTCGCTAAAACTACCTGTTTTAAAGACGGGCAAGCTAGACTTAAAACAGGTAAAAGAGGGTGTTATACTTGGAGAAGAGAGTCAAGAGATCGAAAATCAATCCGCCGTCATAATGGACTGTTGCGCGCAGCTTAGTCTTGATATGAAATTTTATCATTTTGATAGCCAAAATAGCGATAAAGACGCTTTGACAGAGCATTTTGAAAGTATAAGCAACCTATTTTCAAGACGTATAACCATAGAGAGTAGCAAAGACAAAAATCCTATCATAGCTTTAAAAAAAAGCAAAGATCTGTTGCATTTTGTGGTGTTTAACGAAAATATCGTTACCTCAAGCCCTTTTGCCTTTATGTCAAGAGACATGAATAGACTTTATAAAAAATTAAGTAACAATGCACAGCTTTTTGTGCCTACAAGTGTGTAAAATTTACTTAAATTTGAAAGAATTTGGCTAAAATATCCATAAATACGGAGTAAATATGCAAATAGATTTAAGATTAAAACAAAAAGAGCATGACTATAAGGTTTATATAAATGAGCTTGAGCGCATAGAGCTAAAAGGAAAAGTTGCGATCGTAACTAATCCAAAAGTCGCGGGACTTCATCTTAAAAGACTTCTTGATGTCTTAAAGTGCGATGATTATTTTATAGTTACTGTTCCTGACGGCGAAGAGTATAAAAATTTAACTACGGTTGAGAGCATCTTAGAGCAATTGTTTACAAGCCGTCTTGATAGAAGTAGCACGCTAATAGCTTTTGGTGGTGGCGTAATAAGCGACATGGTGGGTTTTGTGGCTAGTATTTATCAAAGAGGGATAAAATTTATAAACATCCCAACCACTCTTTTATCTCAGGTTGATGCAAGTGTAGGCGGAAAAACCGGAGTAAATAATAAATTTGGAAAGAATTTGATCGGCTCTTTTTATCAGCCAGAAGCGGTTTACTGTGAAAGTAAATTTTTACAAACATTAGCCAAGCGCGAGTTTAGTGCAGGCGTAGCTGAGGCTATCAAGATGGCTGTAACATTTGACAAAGAGATGTTTGAGTGGCTCGAAAATGCTGACTTAAACGATGAAAAAAATTTAGCAAATTTAATATATAAAGCAGTTGGCATAAAAGCAAATGTTGTTATGGACGACGAGAAAGAAAAAAGCGTAAGGGCTGTTTTAAACTATGGCCATACATTTGCCCATGTAATAGAAAACCAAACAAACTATAAAACCTATCTTCACGGAGAAGCTGTTGCCATCGGTATAAACATGGCAAATGCTCTTGCTTTGCACTTGGGTTTAATGAGTAAAGAAGAGGTTGAAAGAGTTAAGAGGCTCTTGTTAAAATTTGACTTGCCGACAAGCTATAAGATAAATGACGAAGAACTATTTTGCGACGCATTTTTCCTTGATAAAAAGAGTGAAAATAGCAAGATAAAATTTATCCTTGCAGACGGCATTGGAAATGCGGTTATAAAAGATAACATATCAAAAAGTGATGTTTTAAAAGTTTTAAGAGAATTTAAATGAAATTTTTAGTTGTTTTATTTTCTATTTTTGTTTTTGCTTGTGCGGAAGATAACTCCACTATATCCGTTCAAGACTCTGAAATTTCACTTAAGATCACTGAAGTGCAAAAACAAATAGACGCCATAGACGGCTTGCTAAAAGGTAATGCGTGGATAACTAGATACGCAAACTACAACACATACCAAAAATTGCTTTCTGAGTTGGAAGAAGGCGAAGCTGCCATAAAAAAGATGGATAAAAATTCTCGTAAGACTAGCGATACTGCAAAGAGGATAGAGACCTTAAAAGAGCAGGTAAATTTACTAAAAGAGTATGAGAAGACACCATTTTCAGCCATGCTTGCTGCACCTGAAGTAGAAAATCCACCACGTATCATAAACCCGATCGCTCTTATCTCAGGGTTTTCTTATATTAAAAAAGTAAAAACAAATAAAGACGAATACTCTCGTCATATACTTGAACTTGACATGGTTTTATCTAGGCTTGATGAGAAAGAAAAGCTTTTAGTTGCTATGCTTGATCTTGATAATAGTGAGGAGAATAGAAATTTACTCTATTCAACAAGACAAGAAATTTCAGAACTAAGCGCAGCAAAACAGATCGCACAAACGACATTTAGTGTATATGGCAAAAGAGCCGACGAGGCGATAAGTATAGCTACAAATGATATAAAAGCGCAATTTTTTAGCATGTTAAATATCACGATTTGGTTGATAGCAACGATCATACTTTCGTTCTTGGCTAAATTTATAGCCAAAAGAACGATAACTGATAATGAGCGTTTTTATACGGTAAATAAATTTCTAAACTTTTTAAACGTTACGCTTATTATACTTATACTTTTGTTTGCATATATAGAAAACGTAACTTATATCGTTACTGTGCTTGGTTTTGCGTCAGCTGGTATTGCTATTGCTATGAAAGATATGTTTATGAGTATGCTTGGCTGGATGGTGATAATGTTTGGTGGCTCGATACACGTTGGAGATAGGATAAGAGTGCTACATAACGGTTCTGAATTTACTGGTGATATTATCGACATCTCTCTTCTTAGGATGACTGTTTTTGAGGATGTAACATATACGACATATAAAGTAAATCGTCGTGCAGGACGAATCGTCTTTATACCAAATAATTATATATTTACCGATCTTATCGCAAACTACTCTCACTACGGCATGAAGACTGTTTGGGATGGCATAGATATCGTGCTTAGCTTTGATAGTAACCATAAAAAAGCTGTCTATATAGCAAAAAGTATAGTTAGAAAATACTCAAAAGGATATACCGATATCGCAAAGCGCCAAATGACAAAATTACGCAGTCAATACAGCATAAAAAATCCAAACGTAGAGCCGAAAGTTTTTACTTTTTTTGAGCCTTACGGAGTAAATATCTCAAGTTGGTATATGACAAATTCATACGCAGCACTTGCTCTTAGAAGCACGATAAGTGCCGAGATCATAGACGCTTTTAACAAGGAGGATGATATAAAGATAGCTTACCCTACGCAAACCATGTATCTAAGCAAAAAACAAGACCCAAGCCCACATAGCGAGCTTGAAAATGAAAGTAGTTGGATATAATGCAAAAGGTGTTTTTTAAAACATTCGGTTGTCGCACAAATATCTACGACACTGAGCTTATGAAAAGATACATCAAAGACTATGAGATAACAAACGACGAAGATAGCGCAGATATTGTTATCATAAACTCATGCACTGTAACAAATAGCGCAGATAGTGGCGTAAGAGCTTATATAAATAGTGTAAGAAGACGTGGTGCCAAGGTTGTTTTAACAGGTTGCGGAGCTGTTAGCAAAGGCAAAGAGCTGTTTGATAAAAATGGAATTTTTGGCGTGATAGGAGCTAGTGAAAAAGCAAATATAAACACGCTTTTAAATTCGCAAGGTAGATTTTTTGAGCTTGGAAATTTAAAGTCCATAGACAGAGATATCGTTACAAATTACGAAAATCACACAAAAGCTTTTATAAAAATTCAAGAAGGTTGTAACTTTTCTTGTAGTTATTGCATAATCCCTAGCGTGCGTGGTAAAGCACGTAGCATGGATGAGCAAAATATCTTAAACGAGGCTAAAATTTTATCTCAAAACGGCTATAACGAGCTTGTTTTGACAGGGACAAATATAGGCAGTTACGGCAAAGATACAGGCAGTTCGCTTGGCGCTCTTCTTGCAAATTTGGGTAAAATTTCAGGCATTAAGCGCATCAGGCTTGGTAGTATTGAGCCAAGCCAGATAGATGATAGTTTTAGAGAAATTTTAAACGAGCCGTGGCTAGAAAAACATCTTCATATTGCACTTCAACATACAAGCGAAAGAATGCTTCGTATCATGCGCAGAAGAAATGAAGCCTTGCGTGACTTGGAATTATTCTATGAGCTTAGCGAGCTTGGATTTGCGCTTGGAACGGATTATATAGTCGGACATCCCGGCGAGAGTGAAGAGATATGGGATGAAGGGCTTGAAAATTTCAAGAAATTTCCGCTTACTCATCTGCATGCATTTGTTTATTCACCGCGTTTTAATACACATTCGGCAACTATGAAGGTGGACGTTAGTGGCGATATAGCTAAAGTCAGGTTAAATACACTAAAAGAGATAACAAGGCAGAAAAATTTAGAATTTAGAAAGCAACATAAAGTAGAACTTGGCGTTTTGGTTGAACAAAAAAACAATGAATTTTACGAAGGATTTGATCAGTTTTATAATAAAATTAAGATCAAATCAGAACGCGATATATCAAAAGAGTGGCTTTGGCTTAAGGATTATGAGATAGAAGAGGAATTAAATTATGCAAAAATTTAATTTTAAATTTAATAAAAAAAATATAGTAGTCATTGTTTTGATTTTGCTACTTTTGCTTATAGGATTTGCACTTTTAAAAGAGCCAAAAACGATAAGATATGATGCTTATAGCGCGCTTCTTGACGGAGACTTTATCGACAAAGCAGTTATAGAAGATAACGAAGTAATAATCTATGCACAAAACAATAAATATAAAATCATAAAAGACGGCATAGACGTAAAAGAACTCATAAAAAAGGTGCCGATAGAACAAAAGGAAAGATACATATCAGTGAGTGAAATTTTTACTATTTTTATAGTTTCTTTTGTGCTTTTCTTTGTAATGTTTTTGTTTGTTAGATTTAGAAAAAAAGAGTTAGAACAAGAAAAAAAGCCTGTTTATGATGTCGAAAGTGTTGTAAATTCTTTTGGCGTTCCTGTTATATCAAACGTGAAATTTAGCGATGTGGCAGGCATTAGCGAGGTCAAAATAGAACTTAGCGAGATTGTCGATTTTCTTAAAAATCCACTAAAATACAAAAGCTTTGGTGTAAAGATGCCAAAGGGCGTTTTGATGGTTGGACCTCCTGGAGTAGGTAAAACTTTAATTGCAAAAGCTGTAGCAGGAGAGGCAAATGTGCCGTTTTTTTATCAAAACGGTGCTAGCTTTGTTCAAATTTATGTTGGAATGGGTGCAAAACGCGTTAGAGAGCTTTTTTCAAAAGCTAAGATGTATGCACCGTCTATTATCTTTATCGATGAGATAGATGCTGTCGGCAAGAGTAGGGGAGGCAGTAGAAACGATGAACGTGAAGCTACGCTAAACCAGCTTTTAACCGAAATGGATGGTTTTGAAGATAACTCGGGCGTTATAGTCATAGCTGCAACAAACCGCATGGAGATGATAGATGAGGCGCTTTTAAGATCCGGAAGGTTTGATAGGAGGATTTTTCTTTCTATGCCTGATTTTAAGGATAGGGTGGCGATACTTAAAGCATATCTTAACGGAAAAAGCTGCAATGTCGACGTAAATGAGATAGCTAAAATGAGTGTAGGATTTAGCGGAGCGGCTCTTTCTACCTTGGTAAATGAAGCTGCTATAAGTGCGCTAAGGCAAAATAAAACAAGTATAGATATATCAGACTTTGAGGCTGTTTCAAACAAGGTTTTACTTGGCAAAAAGAAAATCCTAAGCTACTCCGAAAGCGAAAAAAAGATACAAGCTGTTTATCAGGCGGCAAAGGTGTTAAGTGCGTATTGGTTTGACGTTGGATTTGAAAAAATTTCTTTAGTAGAGGATCGTTTTATAGGCGTTGAAAGAGAGATAGAGTCAAAATCCCAAATGTTAGCTCGTATCAAGGTATTTTTATCAGGCAGATGCAAGCTTGAGCTTGATCAAAATGATCTGTTCTCAAATTCTAAAAATGATCTAAATTTAGCAAAAGATATCGCTCAAAAAATGATCTTTGAATACGGAATGGGGAGCTCCTTTGTTCCAAATCAAATGGATGTCGAGCAGATACTTTTGCAAGCAAAAGAGGAAGTGGTAAGCTTTTTAAAGGGTGTTGATACGCAAATTGAAGCTATAGCCGAATATCTTTTAAGCTATGAAACGATAGATAAAGATATGGTGGCTGAAATTTTAAATAAAATTTATAAATAGGAAGATTATATGAAAGTAAAAATAGGAATTTTAACACTTAGCGATAGGGCGAGTGACGGAACATATGAGGACAAATCAGGACCAGCTATAAAAGAAGTGCTTGGTGAATGGATAGTAAGCGAATGCGAGTATTTTTACGAGGTTATACCAGATGAGCCCGAACTTATCAAAAAGCGCCTTAAATATATGTCAGACGAGCTTGGATGTAGTCTTATCTTAACAACAGGCGGAACCGGTCCTGCAGTGCGAGATGTAACTCCTGAGGCAACTGAAGATGTATGTGAGAAGATGATGCCGGGCTTTGGGGAGTTAATGAGAGCGGCAAGCTTGAAATATGTCCCAACGGCAATTTTATCAAGGCAGACTGCCGGCATTCGCGGTAAATCTTTAATCATAAATTTACCGGGTCAGCCAAAAGCTATAAGAGAGTGCCTTGAGCCGATATTTCCTGCTGTGCCATACTGCATAGACCTTATCGAAGGGGCTTTTATCGAAACAGATGAAAATGTAATGAAGGTATTTAGACCAAAACAAAAGAAAATTTCTTAAATATTTTAGTGCCTATTTGTTAGGCACTAATTTTTGGTATTTTGATTTATATATTATTTTTTAAGTATTTCAAATTCATAAAGCTTTGCTTCTTTTAAAAAAGCATAAAAAGCCAAATTTATGGACACTATCAAACCTTTTTTGCCATTTAAAAAATTTCGCCTTATAAAATATGATTTAAAAAATGCAATGGGCAGCAAGAACGCCAGTTTTAAAAAAGATGACTTTTTATTTTTTTCAAATTTTTCAACCGCCCTTAAACCAGAGTAGCTATTTATCTTATTTATATGAGTTGAAATTTCATTACTTCCGTAGTCATATATAAAATTTTTACTTTTTTTGACCCTACCATTAAAATTTATACTCTCATGCACTAGCTTTTTAGGGTAGCTTCCCATATCTTTTTTAAAAAAGCGTATTCGTTTGATAAATCTACCATATTTATTAAAAGAGCCTAGATACATACTTGATATCAGTACTTCTATCCCGTCAGCATCGTTATTTACTATAGTTTGCTCTATCTCATTTTTTAGTCCAGATGATAGCTCTTCATCCGCATCTAGATTTAGCACCCACTCATTTTTACATAAATTTTTTGCATACTCTTTTTGATCAGCATAGTCAGTAAAATCTCTATGATAAATTTTATCCGTGTAGCTTTTAGCAATATTTAAAGTATCATCCGTACTGCCACTGTCCACGATGACCACCTGATCAAAGTCCTTGACGCTTTCAAGTACTCTTCTTATATGTTTTTCTTCGTTTTTACATATGATATAGACCGAGGCTTTTATCATAGTTTATTCCTTACTTTATGAAATTTCAGCCAAAAGTCAAAAAAGCCCTCAGTGCCAAGCACACCGATACGTTTTATCTCAAATTTATCATCACCGGCCTTAAACACACCTCGTTTTACGATAGTAGCATTTTTATATCCAGCATTTTTTGTGAGACGAACTATATCATCGTTGTATTTGCCGTAAGGATAAGCAAACGCCTTGCACTCTTTTTTAGTTATGTTTTCTACTGCTTGTTTTGATTTTATCAGTTCGTCTTTGACCTCTCCTAGGCTCGCACGTTCTAAATTTAGATGTGACATCGTATGTGAGCCAAACTCCACTATATCACCCATCTTTAAAATTTCATTACCGCTTAGCATACGAGATATATATTTTGTATTTTTTTGCTCCCAGTGGTTAGTCTCTTGGTTTGGCACTAGATAAATAGTCGCTTTAAAGCCATGCTTTTTAAGTATAGGATAGGCGTTTGTGAAGTTATCAGCGTATCCGTCATC
This is a stretch of genomic DNA from Campylobacter sp. RM6914. It encodes these proteins:
- the aroB gene encoding 3-dehydroquinate synthase, translating into MQIDLRLKQKEHDYKVYINELERIELKGKVAIVTNPKVAGLHLKRLLDVLKCDDYFIVTVPDGEEYKNLTTVESILEQLFTSRLDRSSTLIAFGGGVISDMVGFVASIYQRGIKFINIPTTLLSQVDASVGGKTGVNNKFGKNLIGSFYQPEAVYCESKFLQTLAKREFSAGVAEAIKMAVTFDKEMFEWLENADLNDEKNLANLIYKAVGIKANVVMDDEKEKSVRAVLNYGHTFAHVIENQTNYKTYLHGEAVAIGINMANALALHLGLMSKEEVERVKRLLLKFDLPTSYKINDEELFCDAFFLDKKSENSKIKFILADGIGNAVIKDNISKSDVLKVLREFK
- the mog gene encoding molybdopterin adenylyltransferase, whose translation is MKVKIGILTLSDRASDGTYEDKSGPAIKEVLGEWIVSECEYFYEVIPDEPELIKKRLKYMSDELGCSLILTTGGTGPAVRDVTPEATEDVCEKMMPGFGELMRAASLKYVPTAILSRQTAGIRGKSLIINLPGQPKAIRECLEPIFPAVPYCIDLIEGAFIETDENVMKVFRPKQKKIS
- a CDS encoding AAA family ATPase — encoded protein: MQKFNFKFNKKNIVVIVLILLLLLIGFALLKEPKTIRYDAYSALLDGDFIDKAVIEDNEVIIYAQNNKYKIIKDGIDVKELIKKVPIEQKERYISVSEIFTIFIVSFVLFFVMFLFVRFRKKELEQEKKPVYDVESVVNSFGVPVISNVKFSDVAGISEVKIELSEIVDFLKNPLKYKSFGVKMPKGVLMVGPPGVGKTLIAKAVAGEANVPFFYQNGASFVQIYVGMGAKRVRELFSKAKMYAPSIIFIDEIDAVGKSRGGSRNDEREATLNQLLTEMDGFEDNSGVIVIAATNRMEMIDEALLRSGRFDRRIFLSMPDFKDRVAILKAYLNGKSCNVDVNEIAKMSVGFSGAALSTLVNEAAISALRQNKTSIDISDFEAVSNKVLLGKKKILSYSESEKKIQAVYQAAKVLSAYWFDVGFEKISLVEDRFIGVEREIESKSQMLARIKVFLSGRCKLELDQNDLFSNSKNDLNLAKDIAQKMIFEYGMGSSFVPNQMDVEQILLQAKEEVVSFLKGVDTQIEAIAEYLLSYETIDKDMVAEILNKIYK
- a CDS encoding glycosyltransferase family 2 protein, which produces MIKASVYIICKNEEKHIRRVLESVKDFDQVVIVDSGSTDDTLNIAKSYTDKIYHRDFTDYADQKEYAKNLCKNEWVLNLDADEELSSGLKNEIEQTIVNNDADGIEVLISSMYLGSFNKYGRFIKRIRFFKKDMGSYPKKLVHESINFNGRVKKSKNFIYDYGSNEISTHINKINSYSGLRAVEKFEKNKKSSFLKLAFLLPIAFFKSYFIRRNFLNGKKGLIVSINLAFYAFLKEAKLYEFEILKK
- a CDS encoding polysaccharide deacetylase family protein, coding for MIWILVILAVFIGFSLRFNWWRKSESFYHARVLMYHSIAEHKGEKFDKWRVKPEDFEKQISWLGKNGFASYTISELCDLKELPQKSVCITFDDGYADNFTNAYPILKKHGFKATIYLVPNQETNHWEQKNTKYISRMLSGNEILKMGDIVEFGSHTMSHLNLERASLGEVKDELIKSKQAVENITKKECKAFAYPYGKYNDDIVRLTKNAGYKNATIVKRGVFKAGDDKFEIKRIGVLGTEGFFDFWLKFHKVRNKL
- the mtaB gene encoding tRNA (N(6)-L-threonylcarbamoyladenosine(37)-C(2))-methylthiotransferase MtaB — its product is MMQKVFFKTFGCRTNIYDTELMKRYIKDYEITNDEDSADIVIINSCTVTNSADSGVRAYINSVRRRGAKVVLTGCGAVSKGKELFDKNGIFGVIGASEKANINTLLNSQGRFFELGNLKSIDRDIVTNYENHTKAFIKIQEGCNFSCSYCIIPSVRGKARSMDEQNILNEAKILSQNGYNELVLTGTNIGSYGKDTGSSLGALLANLGKISGIKRIRLGSIEPSQIDDSFREILNEPWLEKHLHIALQHTSERMLRIMRRRNEALRDLELFYELSELGFALGTDYIVGHPGESEEIWDEGLENFKKFPLTHLHAFVYSPRFNTHSATMKVDVSGDIAKVRLNTLKEITRQKNLEFRKQHKVELGVLVEQKNNEFYEGFDQFYNKIKIKSERDISKEWLWLKDYEIEEELNYAKI
- a CDS encoding COG3400 family protein; the encoded protein is MKKILIIADGILAENFIKRLLKAKSVSHHYTIVIEKNGIISDDMNLENFSFYYFDPTSFSKLKGVADGYFSQFLIVMQNKADAFAAYENLRKISTRTELVFMNIWELTKEEKERISSDKHLEFEDVREIVSSRLMDCMPDVPVLADNIGLGEGEIMEVKVPIGSAYMYRHINAIQQKRWRISLVYRMGEIILPKPSVMIQPNDTLLIVGDPNVLQNVYRSIKREPGQFPSPFGNNIYTIIDMHEMSKERVAKLIEDSLFLNSKLNNKRLILKVLNPTLGKNLDMLKSIKDKKISVLLDYFSQDLAYIKQEIFKLDVGMIVSDDEYFFKFQKFFYSLKLPVLKTGKLDLKQVKEGVILGEESQEIENQSAVIMDCCAQLSLDMKFYHFDSQNSDKDALTEHFESISNLFSRRITIESSKDKNPIIALKKSKDLLHFVVFNENIVTSSPFAFMSRDMNRLYKKLSNNAQLFVPTSV
- a CDS encoding mechanosensitive ion channel domain-containing protein — translated: MKFLVVLFSIFVFACAEDNSTISVQDSEISLKITEVQKQIDAIDGLLKGNAWITRYANYNTYQKLLSELEEGEAAIKKMDKNSRKTSDTAKRIETLKEQVNLLKEYEKTPFSAMLAAPEVENPPRIINPIALISGFSYIKKVKTNKDEYSRHILELDMVLSRLDEKEKLLVAMLDLDNSEENRNLLYSTRQEISELSAAKQIAQTTFSVYGKRADEAISIATNDIKAQFFSMLNITIWLIATIILSFLAKFIAKRTITDNERFYTVNKFLNFLNVTLIILILLFAYIENVTYIVTVLGFASAGIAIAMKDMFMSMLGWMVIMFGGSIHVGDRIRVLHNGSEFTGDIIDISLLRMTVFEDVTYTTYKVNRRAGRIVFIPNNYIFTDLIANYSHYGMKTVWDGIDIVLSFDSNHKKAVYIAKSIVRKYSKGYTDIAKRQMTKLRSQYSIKNPNVEPKVFTFFEPYGVNISSWYMTNSYAALALRSTISAEIIDAFNKEDDIKIAYPTQTMYLSKKQDPSPHSELENESSWI